The sequence AGCGAGCCATCTGAGCACCCGCCTGCCGCTTCGGACTATCGGGCCAATCCGACATTGAAGCGCGGCGAGCATCTGCTCGAAGCCGTGCTGTTCAACAGCCGCTGGCTGATGGCGCCGTTCTATCTGGGCCTCGTCGTCAGCCTCGCGGTGCTCCTCTATAAATTCGTCCTGCTGCTGATCGAGTTTGTCCTTCACGCAGCGTCGGCGAAGGAATCCGACATCATCCTTGGCGTGCTGTCGCTGATCGATGTGTCGCTGACCGGCAATCTCATCCTGATCGTGGTGTTCTCGGGCTACGAGAACTTCGTTTCACGGATCGATCCGCGCGGCCATCCGGACTGGCCGGAATGGATGACCAAGGTCGATTTCGCCGGACTGAAGCAGAAACTGCTGGCCTCGATCGTCGCGATCTCGGCGATCCAGGTTCTCAAAGCCTTCATGAACATCGACGCCACGTTCGACGCGCAGAAGCTCGGCTGGCTCGCCGGCATCCATCTCGTGTTCGTGGTCTCGACACTGTTGATCGTGTGGTCGGACCGGCTCGGCGATCACGGTGCAGCCGGCAAGCCGGGGCACTAGCCGGCAAGAGACGTCTGATAGACCCGGCTGAATTCCTTCGTCTTCTGGTCAACAATTGATAGCGAGCCTTCGGCCACGCCGAAATAGGCGCCGTGCAGTTGCAGCTTGCCCTCGTCGACGAGATTTTTCACGAAGGGAAACGTCATCAGGTTTTCGAGGCTGCGCAGGACCGCTGCCTTCTCGATCCGCGTGACGAACTGCTGCATGGTTTCGTGGTCGCGCTGCTCGACCTTTTCGCCGGGCTTGATGAACATCGACATCCACCGGCCGATAAAGTCACCCGGCGACAACGGTTCGATGTTGTCGCAGAAGGCGCGAATGCCGCCGCATTGCGCATGGCCCAGCACGACGATGTGCTTCACCCGCAGCACCTGAATGGCGTATTCCAG is a genomic window of Bradyrhizobium sp. G127 containing:
- a CDS encoding TIGR00645 family protein, which produces MTSEPSEHPPAASDYRANPTLKRGEHLLEAVLFNSRWLMAPFYLGLVVSLAVLLYKFVLLLIEFVLHAASAKESDIILGVLSLIDVSLTGNLILIVVFSGYENFVSRIDPRGHPDWPEWMTKVDFAGLKQKLLASIVAISAIQVLKAFMNIDATFDAQKLGWLAGIHLVFVVSTLLIVWSDRLGDHGAAGKPGH
- a CDS encoding carbonic anhydrase, whose translation is MSPFPERLLSGYQSFVTQRLPTEQSRYRELSQIGQSPEVMVVGCCDSRVSPEVIFDAGPGELFVARNVANLVPVYQPDGGAHGVSAALEYAIQVLRVKHIVVLGHAQCGGIRAFCDNIEPLSPGDFIGRWMSMFIKPGEKVEQRDHETMQQFVTRIEKAAVLRSLENLMTFPFVKNLVDEGKLQLHGAYFGVAEGSLSIVDQKTKEFSRVYQTSLAG